AACTACTGTATTACCGGCCCTCGATCACCAGTAACAGCTGAATTCAACCATTTAACATGCAATGTTAGGAAAAAGATTTATCAATACCACTCAGTTCACCTTTCACAATAAGACTTATTTGAGGACCATGCGTCTATTCGATCGATGTTGAAACAACATGACGTGTATTTGTCGCATACCTTGCTAAATTGAGGTTGAAATGATCGTTGAATGCAATAATGATAATGACGGTGAGGGATTGGGAATAGTAAAAAGGAAACTTATTACTTATGTCTATGTTTATAATGGGTACTTgacgatatttgttttattagtcAAATCGCTAGAATTCAACATGTGTAATAAAGAATCTCGGATCATTGAAAAGTCTGTTATATCTGTTAAGCTGCCCATCACTTACTTATAGCATTATCCACATATTTCAGGTGATTGAAGATATGCCGACGAAGCTTCTGGTCCACCAAGATGTGATGTCGATCCCGCCCGGCGGCGGTCAGAACACTTTGGTTCCGGCCAACACGGTACTCACAGTAAAGCGCGTGTTTACGTGCTCTATCGACACGGCGCAATATCTCCAGTGCTCTTTCCAATCCCAGCACGTGTCATTCAAGGACACGTTACGCGTGCAGTTCAGCGCCATCGGCGACGACTCTCTTTACACAATGCGCTACTTGCAGATGGCCAGCGTGTTTCCCACAGTGTTCGAGTTTCAGCATCCCAAACCGGACGACGTTGTGCACTTCGTACACTACGATGCCAATGCTGCACTCACAATTGCGGAAGGCCCGCTGGAGCTGCTGGGTACAGAACACCTAAACGTTGTCATCGCCTGGAAACGCCAACACGAAGCAAAATCTTACAGTACGTTGGTCATACCGGAGTCTCGCGCTAAAACGCTAATGGTTCAGAAACGTAATTTTGATGACAAATTTACTAAGAACAACTTTATTCAAAGAAAGTTTACGGCTTGTAAACATCTGGATTTTGTCTCCGACAAGTTGTATTTAATACCACAGGATCCACCGAACGCTGTGTGTTTGAAAAGTCCAAATCTTTTCTTCTACGACCCAAAAGCATGTCGACTCCGCGTGGCAAAAGACGGCATTACATTCAATCGTAAGTAAAATAGCCAACAAATGTGTGATCGACGACAAGACAAATATATCTTTCATCATAAAAATTAACAACTAAACAAGCTTGTCCCTTTACGAAAGAAAGAGTTGTTAATATAATAAAAGAATTAAGGATTTTTAGAGTTTAGTATAACACTTCGTTTTCTCGTCCTTTATATTAGTCCATCAATCCATCGCACCTGTTTCTatgttgcattttgttatttattacaCGTTGTAGCCTAAATGAGACGATCTggcacccgatacgactcgagttagtctgttcaacaggccttaggttaacggagtgaGCCTGTACGgtcaggcaatggtattaccatcataccatttggatACATAAATACATAGATACATAAAAACCCATACGGTgacataaatatagaaataaatatactagacatccctaattttggacataaattgatccaatttagaggatgggagagtccagtaggcataaatgggtttatgcAGGCGATGTATACCTAAGATGTTTGTGTTTGCAGCCTCCACGGATGAAGAATCATACGACAGCGACGACACGGAAATTGCGCCCCCTATACCAGGTAAGAGAATTGCTTGTGTTAGGTGGGAAATGAATTGCATTAATGGACACTACGGTTTTTCATTAATTTTCTCTGATGTCTATAAATTGTATCCATATTGGATGCCCTTCAGAAGATCACatgcaaataaacatgttttatgttctTGTAATATATTTGTCTTCATTTGCTTGTTTCAGAACGAATTCCGGTCACCTGTCCTCAGGTAATATCAACTACAGAATagttattgttttattgaatagTTTTACGTgttattgatatttgtgtattgttatttattattttgttacagtTCTTTAAATATGGtgtgtaaaattgtttttaaagttaattatttaataatatcaaGTGCTACCTGGGGGTAATTATATTGTTGCATTTCTTATTGTTTCGTGTAAAATGTGTTTCCTTATCGTATTTTGGACAGGCCTCGGAGATTTCTAAGAAGAAAATTGGCCTATTTCACAACGTTCACACGGAAATCAAGAGCTTGCTTAAGAAACGTATTAAAAGTCTTCGTCGCAAAAGACAAGGAGAACAAATGCGAGAACCAGGCGGGTATCTTAGCAATCCCATGTACAGGCCTTTACATTCTATGCCAGACACTCTAACTGACGAATCAGACAACAACGCAACCGGTAACGGAAAAAAATATCGGAAACTCCCGGCTCCACCCCCAGAGAGCGCTGACTCCCAACAAATCACGGCAGCTACAATAAGCGTTGTACCAACATCGCGAAGAGAAATGCGCCCACTGCCGGAAATAGTTTCCACCCACAGCGACGAGGATTCAGATGAGTATATAATTCCATGTCCCTCGGTACCTCCGCGACATTTCTTTGCTCCCAGTAGCTCTGCGCCACAAAGGCCGGCGCCGCCGATTCCAAGCGACAATAGCAATGGTGACCATGGGATTGTTTCGAGCGCGCATATTAGCACCGAAACACTTTTGGCCTCTAATCAATCCGAACACGCCCATGAGAAACCAGGGTATGCGACGATATCGCAGAAAGACATGCAAAGTATTCTGGGCCACGGAAGAACGTGTAAAGACTTTAACAACTTGTCCGTAATTGAATTATACCACCTGTTAAAGCACTGCAACCTTCATGACATCGCTAACATTTGCTACGAGCACCTTTTTGATGGGCAGTTCTTCGCAAACGTAGATGTTCAGGAGCTGCTTCAAGATCAGCCGTTCAGTGCCTCTAACATTCAGATACTGAAGTTTAAAAAGCTTCAGGATGGATGGCGTCCTAACGATTCATCATAGAGCGTGTACCAATGTTACATTAGGAGTCAAACTAACTGAGATATTAATTACACTATTTGATTACTGCAGCAAGTGCAATTATCTGATCAGTTATATATTAAACGTCTTAAAATCGTACGTTTTTAATCATTAAGATTATTTAAGTACACGTAATTAACACACTTCAATTAAAACTCATCGATGTACTtgtatcaaaactaaatgttaatttctttgatttttattaatacataacAATATGCTTCTTGTGACAATTAACTATGCCGGTTTCATGAAGCTCAACTAGTAAATGCACAATGTGTATATTAATAGATTGATAATGCGTTACATAAGTCTTTTTTCCAGTACTGTTGCACATAATAAATTGTCCTTTTCCGCCTCTATGACAAGTGAGAGACGTAGATCTATGGcacgccatagctgtcttacgttgttacatttcttctgtcttctttagaatgtgtcttattatgtcaaaccgtcgtgatatcttgtccatatttgttgttgtcttgtcaaaacacagtcgtaTTACGTCAAACCGTCTTATTATCTTGTCTGAATGTGGTGCTGACTTGtctaaatacagtcttattatgtcaaaccgtcgtgttatcttatccaaatgtgatgttgacttttCAAAACCCAGTCTTACTATGTCAAACCATTGTGTTATTttttccaaatgtgatgttgacttgtcaaaatacagtccttttatgtcaaaccgtcgtgttatcttgtctaaatctggtgctgacttgtcaaaatacagtcctagtatatcaaaccgtcgtgttatcttgttcaaatgtgatgttgacttgtcaaaacacagttctACTATGTCAACCCGTCGTGTTACCTTGTCCAAATTTGGTGCTgtcttgtcaaaatacagtcttattatatcaaaccgtcgtgttatcttgttcaaatgtgatgttgacttgtcaaaatacagtcctattctGTCGAACAGTTGTGTTATCTTGTctaaatctggtgctgacttgtcaaaatacagtcctattatgtcgaaccgtcgtgttatcttgtccaaatgtgatgtcgacttgtcaaaatacagtcttattatgtcaaacatttggacaagataacacgactatTTGACATAATACGACTGTATTTTGAGAAGTCAACATCAAATTAGACAAGATAAttcgacggtttgacataatagtactgtattttgacaagtcaacaccacatttgaacatgataacacgactgtttgacatattAAGACTgcattttgacaagtcaacaccacatgtTGACAAGatatcacgacggtttgacataataagacaccttctaaagaagacagaaagaaatgtaacaTCTAAATGTGTATCGTTACGACTAATATCTACAGAGTAGGTACGTAGGGTTGTGTATTTAATGAACGGTCAGATTTATTCATAGAAATGAGCATTCCATGATCATATTTTAATCCATTTTTCTTTTACTCCACAGTGTGTAATGTCCAAACTGGTGATGACtatttttatgtgttaaatatatttttatttgtttttatttattgttatcaaATGTATTATGACGCAAGAAATTATATcggttataaaatgtaaataatggtgTTAACATTTGGCAAACATGAAATAGAATCTATCTTAACATCTCCGAatctttaataaaacaaaatatcttATGTTTTTGGATGACATTTCGAAGTCCTTCCACTTGTATAACATATAAAAGTCCTTGAATCATTTATGATCATACTGTTGTACGCATTACCATTTAGCTTTGGACCAGTAGCCAAATCAGCGATCGCTCCACCCACTTTGTTTTGTTAACGTTAAATGCTTGTTCCTCCTCTCCgacattgttatatatttaaattacctCTCGACCATGTCAATCAAAGTAACGGTACAAACAAGTAGATGCCGATTATCCCTGCAATATGATTCGACAAACAAACGCTTATAATCGGGATCATTTTTGAGTTGTTTTCATAATGAAATTGGTCCTCGAAAGTAGCTTTTGATGCACTCATTACATTGTAATTGGTATAATAGTGTCGTTGAGGTATCATTACACTTGCGAATACTTATATGTCATCATGGTTTAAATGCCGTAAAAATAAGATAAGGACATACTATATGTAAGAAACGTTCATAAGTTGAGGAGAACTAAACGGTTTGCTTGAATAGTTTGGCTTACGAAAGCTCATTGagtaaaatgaaattgaaatcGTAAAATAACTACTATAATTGGTGAATATATTTGCTTAAACACTTGAGCGAACAAAACGGAAATCATTTAGCCTCGTGCCCTCAAGAGTAATGGTTTTTAAAAAGAGATTTTTTCAAGATTGTTGCGTAAGACTTGTTCGCGTTAGTGTGTATTGCTCAAGATTGCACTGAATAATGTCGATATGCTAATATAAGTACGGTAGTATGAAAGATACGTTATATTTTCCATCGAATTCGCACATGCTATTTTTGAAACTTACTTCTGCTTTGTATTTACATGCTTTTCTCgaaatgttcatttaaaatgtcattcTAATGGTGTAAgagtatgtgtgtgtttgtgtttataCATAACAGTGTTTGTAGTTTACGACTGTAAGAGAACAAATAGCGTGAAGGGAAATTGCGCAACATGCGATCAGTGTGGTCATGAGCTATTCCGTCCGCTTAAGAGTAAAACAATTTTTTCTGGTCTCGTTTGCGGACAGAGTTTCTCCTTACTAGACTGCGCGGATAGGCAGGCTGGTCTAAGCTACGCCGGccgtatatggcataagacccactCTCGCACGACGCGATTCAAATAATGATGCAATCGAATATGCTAAGCGTGAGATTCGCATTCTCGCGCATTCGTATTTAattagtttataataataaattatgcaCCTGGACACGTTATACGCCTATCGATAGTGTTATGTAAACAATTATCGGGTTAGAAAGATAACAAAACAGACATGCTTGCCGTATATCAATCAcctgatttaaaataaacaagtttaaaTATTATGTTGTCTCTTTGTAAAAAAACTGTTATGTTTTATGTTCACAAGTCAAGTAGCACAACTCAGCTTGGCAGCTTTAGGAAATTAAATGTCATTGCCAATGATGTTATCAGGCCATGTTTTGTATCCAGATCGTCGAAGCACATTGGATgacaaaaactatttttttaatcagTAAAAATAAGTTTATTCAGATTTGAAGTTTAACTGCTGATGTTTAATTCGTGATAGaagctttgtttttaaaaatattacttttttattgttCGTATCCGACTTGCCGTTGCAACCAGAGTTGCGTTCATTACCATTTGATTAATATAATGTTCGCAGAGACTATCTATGTATCTTATCTTATCAGAGCACAAATTATACTGAGTGTAGAGGACCACCAAGGGATTAATCATGTGATTAGCCTGGTGGTTAAGGACATgtaattaatcaaagcgctgaaggcactgtaggtgttcgctgttgtatacgTTTAGACGCAtctcagttaaaaaaaatatgttatagctttttatattgcaagttttaaatgaacacaacccattcaaatttataaagagtgtttcttaaagcacaggttcagatgtgttgtttttttaaatcattaataaaaaatataatttaagcttcattttgggaaaaaaaggcttaatgcatatgcataaattgtcatcccagtaccagagactccctttaaacgaaaaacattaaaaaatcagGAATGTCGTCCTTCATTAGCTTGTGcacattgtacaggctaatcagtatgcacaggctaatcttatttgacatgcattaagccccgttttccctgaaagcagtcaatgataaacacttgacaggccaatctcgtcttacaatctgttaaacactattagtcatatttacccactgcagtgtaccagtggtgaactataaacaggcaaatgtggtggttatctttcctagcacgCGCtcatagcatttgtcgtctgctgcatcAGGCAGTagttgtctttccatagcgtagctaaggcttctaagcacatacttatggcgcaccaaaggggtcgaaacttaaaattctgctgcagcagaagaaaatgctgctcgagcagtatctAGATggtgctcgaccagcaaaattcctgcccgagcagcatttttttctgctgcagcagaaaaatcctgctcgacaagcatttatttttagaataagcccttgaacccgtcagccaatcacatgtgagcttacaaacggacgacataagctacctctacggaaacaaaatagacctgacaataactttagaaaaactgcaacaaactcataatctgtgttttaatcCATTATTATAAAATTCTCATCCCTTTTTCGTAGttgtacataaaataataattaagctttAAAATCTATAAGTCATGTAGGAACATGCAAATTTGGTTGATCAATTGCTCCAACGTTACATGAGTTATGCCTATGTGTAATAtgattctgattggctgatatcataatctaaaaataaatgctggtcgagcagtgtttttctgctgcagcagaaaaaatgctgctcgagcagcaaattgctGCCCGAGCAGCATCTAGATGCTGCACGAGCagtaatttgctgctcgagcagcatttaaatgctgctcgagtagcaattttttctgcagcagcagaagttaaagtttcgaccatTTTGGTGCGCCATACATACTGATTTGCACAATATGCTCtataacattagtgtgagctaacgctcacactaaaaaacAACTTGACGCACGACACATGACGCGAGACAAAAGACAGACGACGTCTGACACAGGACACCCGAAACGCAAAACGGGATGCAacgtgtttattaacacataaatATTGGTCATATCCTATTTCCGCCATTCCAAAAGCAAAGCTTAAATAACGCAACATAAGTATTCCTTTTTTAACGATACTTTTTAAATAACAGTTACACCTTATGTCATAGGATATAAATACTATATCTGCACGTTCGTTTCAAGAAATCTGTAACAGTAAATGTATAATTATGAG
This sequence is a window from Dreissena polymorpha isolate Duluth1 chromosome 16, UMN_Dpol_1.0, whole genome shotgun sequence. Protein-coding genes within it:
- the LOC127862288 gene encoding uncharacterized protein LOC127862288 isoform X2, which codes for MRNFTDEKVIEDMPTKLLVHQDVMSIPPGGGQNTLVPANTVLTVKRVFTCSIDTAQYLQCSFQSQHVSFKDTLRVQFSAIGDDSLYTMRYLQMASVFPTVFEFQHPKPDDVVHFVHYDANAALTIAEGPLELLGTEHLNVVIAWKRQHEAKSYSTLVIPESRAKTLMVQKRNFDDKFTKNNFIQRKFTACKHLDFVSDKLYLIPQDPPNAVCLKSPNLFFYDPKACRLRVAKDGITFNPSTDEESYDSDDTEIAPPIPERIPVTCPQASEISKKKIGLFHNVHTEIKSLLKKRIKSLRRKRQGEQMREPGGYLSNPMYRPLHSMPDTLTDESDNNATGNGKKYRKLPAPPPESADSQQITAATISVVPTSRREMRPLPEIVSTHSDEDSDEYIIPCPSVPPRHFFAPSSSAPQRPAPPIPSDNSNGDHGIVSSAHISTETLLASNQSEHAHEKPGYATISQKDMQSILGHGRTCKDFNNLSVIELYHLLKHCNLHDIANICYEHLFDGQFFANVDVQELLQDQPFSASNIQILKFKKLQDGWRPNDSS
- the LOC127862288 gene encoding uncharacterized protein LOC127862288 isoform X3, encoding MPTKLLVHQDVMSIPPGGGQNTLVPANTVLTVKRVFTCSIDTAQYLQCSFQSQHVSFKDTLRVQFSAIGDDSLYTMRYLQMASVFPTVFEFQHPKPDDVVHFVHYDANAALTIAEGPLELLGTEHLNVVIAWKRQHEAKSYSTLVIPESRAKTLMVQKRNFDDKFTKNNFIQRKFTACKHLDFVSDKLYLIPQDPPNAVCLKSPNLFFYDPKACRLRVAKDGITFNPSTDEESYDSDDTEIAPPIPERIPVTCPQASEISKKKIGLFHNVHTEIKSLLKKRIKSLRRKRQGEQMREPGGYLSNPMYRPLHSMPDTLTDESDNNATGNGKKYRKLPAPPPESADSQQITAATISVVPTSRREMRPLPEIVSTHSDEDSDEYIIPCPSVPPRHFFAPSSSAPQRPAPPIPSDNSNGDHGIVSSAHISTETLLASNQSEHAHEKPGYATISQKDMQSILGHGRTCKDFNNLSVIELYHLLKHCNLHDIANICYEHLFDGQFFANVDVQELLQDQPFSASNIQILKFKKLQDGWRPNDSS
- the LOC127862288 gene encoding uncharacterized protein LOC127862288 isoform X1, translated to MSDNLDDNYHTPEETLLEAASGSDTPVIVRINETYQNEDYDDSGWFEDGLEILVEGVRSIAYARIRVLDVHDEKEAQKAHYDDFVAERQMFLDQVYLMPMNVPLKLKLVTRPGKSTKYISIAQVIEDMPTKLLVHQDVMSIPPGGGQNTLVPANTVLTVKRVFTCSIDTAQYLQCSFQSQHVSFKDTLRVQFSAIGDDSLYTMRYLQMASVFPTVFEFQHPKPDDVVHFVHYDANAALTIAEGPLELLGTEHLNVVIAWKRQHEAKSYSTLVIPESRAKTLMVQKRNFDDKFTKNNFIQRKFTACKHLDFVSDKLYLIPQDPPNAVCLKSPNLFFYDPKACRLRVAKDGITFNPSTDEESYDSDDTEIAPPIPERIPVTCPQASEISKKKIGLFHNVHTEIKSLLKKRIKSLRRKRQGEQMREPGGYLSNPMYRPLHSMPDTLTDESDNNATGNGKKYRKLPAPPPESADSQQITAATISVVPTSRREMRPLPEIVSTHSDEDSDEYIIPCPSVPPRHFFAPSSSAPQRPAPPIPSDNSNGDHGIVSSAHISTETLLASNQSEHAHEKPGYATISQKDMQSILGHGRTCKDFNNLSVIELYHLLKHCNLHDIANICYEHLFDGQFFANVDVQELLQDQPFSASNIQILKFKKLQDGWRPNDSS